From the genome of Blautia pseudococcoides, one region includes:
- a CDS encoding MFS transporter → MKSYPLRNKIRNHVLVQTFIALKGNPKWSICTEPLWFIPYSLFSPYQALYMRKIGLSSLEIGTTLSLGFLLQVFFAFIGGALTDKMGRRKATVIFDTISWSIPCFIWAFSQNFWHFLIAAAVNASFQITNTSWNCLFIEDCPPKHITNAFTLIQICGMLSVFFAPISIWLLKIYDLVSVFRVIFFLSGISMTAKFLLLYRFGGETEIGRQRMEETKNMSYFSMLTGYKDIFFQIIRSSRMRLVVYIMTLTNILLIATTNFFSLYITESLYISEELVAVFPLIRTIIMILFVVFLQNLFHRLRIRNSMIIGFFIYTASHILLILCPQKNLLLVMLYTILESSAYAIIIPRKDALMALFVDEKERSRIYALYNMLMIALSVPFGSLIGWLYDLNPSYPFYFNICVFLLGLAILFLSKDLRQEKH, encoded by the coding sequence ATGAAATCCTACCCTTTACGAAACAAGATCAGAAATCATGTCCTGGTACAGACTTTCATCGCGTTGAAAGGAAACCCCAAATGGTCCATCTGTACAGAGCCGCTTTGGTTCATTCCCTATTCCCTCTTTTCTCCGTATCAGGCACTTTATATGCGGAAGATCGGTCTTTCCAGTCTGGAAATCGGAACTACCCTTTCCCTGGGCTTCCTGCTCCAGGTTTTCTTCGCCTTTATCGGCGGTGCCCTGACTGACAAAATGGGGCGGCGGAAGGCAACTGTGATTTTTGACACCATATCCTGGAGTATCCCCTGTTTTATATGGGCTTTCTCCCAGAATTTCTGGCACTTTCTGATCGCAGCGGCTGTCAACGCTTCCTTTCAGATCACCAATACCTCATGGAACTGTCTGTTTATAGAAGATTGTCCTCCAAAACATATTACCAATGCTTTTACTTTGATACAGATATGCGGTATGCTGTCCGTATTCTTTGCTCCAATCTCCATCTGGCTGCTGAAAATATATGACCTGGTGTCCGTATTTCGTGTGATCTTCTTCCTTTCAGGGATTTCCATGACAGCCAAATTTCTTCTCCTTTACAGATTTGGAGGAGAAACCGAGATTGGCAGACAGCGTATGGAGGAGACTAAGAATATGTCCTATTTTTCCATGTTGACAGGATATAAGGATATCTTCTTTCAGATCATACGTTCATCCAGAATGCGCCTTGTGGTTTACATAATGACATTAACTAATATATTACTGATTGCCACGACCAACTTTTTCTCGCTTTATATAACAGAGAGTCTGTATATCTCCGAAGAACTGGTGGCCGTATTCCCGCTTATAAGGACCATCATCATGATCTTATTCGTGGTGTTCCTGCAGAATTTGTTTCACCGGCTCAGAATCAGAAACTCCATGATCATCGGCTTTTTTATTTATACCGCCAGCCATATACTCCTGATCCTCTGTCCACAGAAAAACCTTCTGCTTGTTATGTTGTACACAATCCTGGAATCCTCGGCTTACGCTATCATCATTCCCCGAAAGGATGCCCTTATGGCTTTATTCGTAGATGAAAAAGAACGTTCCAGAATATATGCTCTTTATAACATGTTGATGATTGCCCTCTCTGTTCCGTTCGGCAGCTTGATCGGATGGTTATATGACCTGAATCCGTCCTATCCTTTCTATTTTAATATCTGTGTTTTTCTTCTGGGACTGGCAATACTCTTCCTCTCCAAAGATTTGAGGCAGGAAAAACATTGA